A section of the Streptomyces sp. V3I8 genome encodes:
- a CDS encoding YbjN domain-containing protein, producing the protein MAETTDVERAAGTVEEFLKDAELEWESPRAGHYVVKLPGTRKLSTTVSLIVGRHSLSLNAFVVRHPDENEAGVHRWLLERNLKLYGVSYAVDPLGDVYVAGKLSLAAVTADEIDRLLGSVLEAADGSFNTLLELGFASAIRKEYAWRVSRGESTRNLDAFSHLFERPTD; encoded by the coding sequence ATGGCTGAGACGACGGACGTGGAGCGGGCGGCGGGGACCGTCGAGGAGTTCTTGAAGGACGCCGAACTGGAGTGGGAGAGCCCGCGGGCCGGCCACTACGTGGTGAAGCTCCCCGGCACCCGGAAGCTGTCGACGACCGTCTCGCTCATCGTCGGCAGGCACTCCCTGTCGCTCAACGCCTTCGTCGTCCGGCACCCGGACGAGAACGAGGCCGGGGTGCACCGCTGGCTCCTGGAGCGCAACCTCAAGCTCTACGGCGTGAGTTACGCCGTCGACCCGCTCGGCGACGTCTACGTGGCGGGCAAGCTGTCGCTGGCCGCCGTGACCGCCGACGAGATCGACCGGCTGCTCGGCTCGGTCCTGGAAGCCGCGGACGGCAGTTTCAACACGCTCCTGGAGCTCGGTTTCGCGTCCGCGATCCGCAAGGAGTACGCGTGGCGGGTGTCGCGCGGCGAGTCCACGCGCAACCTGGACGCGTTCAGCCACCTGTTCGAGCGCCCGACCGACTGA